The Daucus carota subsp. sativus chromosome 9, DH1 v3.0, whole genome shotgun sequence genome window below encodes:
- the LOC108203343 gene encoding uncharacterized protein LOC108203343 produces the protein MGEMGEMGEIKEMGVCSYQKMDRSWLSANRRTKEFQKGVEDLLMVAFENGYNEEKISCPCLRCAHSKSWKAQTIWHGEANLVDSHEQEGTDGSEASFTQVLTSMGQSDNDDDDISSDTSDFLNHVKGEQQPLYPGCKSYTRMKALVKLYNLKSKHGMSDSCFSDVLLLIGSMLPEGNNFPSSFNEAKKTLCTLGMGSEKIHACPNNCLLYRGHRDEDESTCRVCNASRWKLNKKGEEQEGIPAKVLWYFSLLPRLRNFFNTPQIAKDMTWHDTRRQKDGKMRHPADSDTWKDVDQKWPDFASESRNLRLALSADGFNPFRGNRTDHSSWPVFLSIYNLPPWLCMKRRFIMLCLLISGPTEAGNDIDVFLKPLIEDLKEFWRGKQVYDAFQKEPFILRAILLWTVSDYPALGNLSGNVVKGYNACTICVDKTNATRLANYRKTVVMRHRRWLPLHHPYRRQKSAFDNTIEKGVAPIPLTGDEVLQRVQHLRGHVFGRTQRQPRWKKGEARPVWKKVSIFFQLEYWKFLPVRHVLDVMHIEKNICEALLGTLLNIPGETKDRESVRIDMAAMGIRTELRPKNPGKKEKLLLASWNLLHAEKVTVCSSFLKMKLVDGFCSNIKNLVNMEKLRLVNLKSHDCHTILHHLLPISIRSVLQKHARCTIIRFCLFFKAICSKVIDVDKLEKMQYELVETLCHLEKHFPPSFFDVMIHLSIHLVREIKLCGPIFLRWMYPFERYMKAFKGYVRNPTHPEGCIVEAYVAEEVVECLVNFEEATVGLSENSRQQNEICRPLSGATMIEPSSEDLHLSHLCFLQKANGMRPYFDEHMASLMTRHKQHENDGVWLKTKQNESFPKWFRKKV, from the exons ATGGGTGAAATGGGTGAAATGGGGGAGATAAAAGAAATGGGAG TTTGTTCGTATCAGAAGATGGATAGATCATGGTTATCAGCAAATAGAAGAACGAAAGAATTTCAGAAAGGGGTTGAAGATCTATTAATGGTTGCATTTGAGAATGGGTACAACGAAGAAAAGATTAGTTGTCCATGCTTAAGGTGCGCACATAGTAAATCATGGAAAGCTCAAACA ATATGGCATGGGGAGGCAAATTTAGTTGATAGCCATGAACAAGAGGGGACTGATGGTTCAGAAGCTAGTTTTACTCAAGTCCTTACAAGTATGGGTCAATCGGACAATGATGACGATGATATTTCTTCGGATACTTCAGATTTCCTCAACCATGTTAAAGGTGAACAACAACCCCTTTATCCAGGATGTAAGAGTTACACCAGGATGAAAGCTTTAGTTAAGTTATACAACTTGAAATCGAAGCATGGTATGTCTGATTCATGCTTCTCTGATGTTCTACTATTGATTGGCTCTATGCTTCCGGAGGGCAACAATTTTCCTTCTTCTTTCAATGAAGCGAAGAAAACCTTATGTACCTTAGGAATGGGGTCTGAAAAGATACACGCATGTCCGAATAATTGTCTATTATACCGGGGCCATAGAGATGAAGACGAGTCTACTTGTCGCGTTTGTAACGCCTCGAGATGGAAATTGAACAAGAAAGGCGAGGAACAAGAAGGAATCCCTGCTAAGGTTCTATGGTATTTTTCGTTGCTACCAAGATTAAGAAATTTTTTCAATACACCTCAAATAGCAAAGGACATGACTTGGCATGATACCAGGAGACAAAAGGATGGTAAAATGAGGCATCCAGCTGACTCGGATACATGGAAGGATGTCGACCAAAAGTGGCCTGATTTTGCATCAGAGAGTAGAAACCTTCGGTTAGCTCTCTCCGCGGATGGTTTCAACCCTTTTCGTGGAAACCGTACTGATCACTCAAGTTGGCCGGTTTTCCTATCAATTTACAACCTTCCGCCATGGCTTTGTATGAAAAGAAGGTTTATTATGCTCTGCTTGTTGATATCAGGACCGACTGAAGCTGGAAATGATATCGACGTGTTCCTTAAACCACTCATAGAAGATTTGAAGGAGTTTTGGCGCGGTAAACAGGTATACGATGCATTTCAGAAAGAGCCTTTCATACTTAGGGCCATTTTATTGTGGACAGTAAGCGATTATCCGGCCTTAGGGAACTTGTCTGGAAATGTCGTCAAAGGGTATAATGCTTGTACCATATGTGTTGATAAAACCAATGCTACTAGGCTGGCTAATTACCGTAAGACAGTTGTCATGAGGCATCGAAGGTGGTTGCCTCTTCATCATCCGTATAGAAGGCAGAAATCAGCTTTCGATAACACTATAGAAAAGGGTGTTGCTCCTATTCCGTTAACTGGAGATGAGGTTCTTCAAAGAGTACAACATCTAAGGGGCCATGTCTTTGGTAGGACCCAACGCCAACCTCGATGGAAGAAAGGTGAAGCTCGACCTGTTTGGAAGAAGGTTTCTATATTCTTCCAACTCGAATATTGGAAATTTTTGCCGGTTAGGCATGTTCTTGATGTGATGCACATCGAGAAGAATATATGTGAAGCGTTACTTGGAACTTTGTTAAATATTCCAGGGGAGACAAAAGATAGGGAGTCTGTCCGTATTGACATGGCTGCTATGGGAATAAGAACAGAGTTGAGGCCGAAAAATCCTGGGAAAAAAGAGAAGCTTCTGTTGGCTTCATGGAATTTATTACACGCTGAAAAGGTAACTGTTTGTTCATCCTTCCTTAAAATGAAGTTAGTAGATGGATTTTGCTCGAATATCAAGAATCTAGTAAATATGGAAAAACTTCGGCTTGTAAATCTGAAATCTCATGATTGTCACACGATATTGCATCATTTGCTTCCAATCTCGATTCGATCAGTACTGCAAAAACATGCCAGGTGCACAATTATTAGGTTTTGCCTCTTCTTCAAGGCAATCTGCAGTAAAGTCATCGATGtagataaattagaaaaaatgcaATATGAATTGGTGGAAACTTTATGCCACCTGGAAAAACACTTTCCCCCTTCATTCTTTGATGTGATGATCCATCTCTCAATTCATCTTGTGAGAGAGATTAAGCTTTGTGGACCAATATTTCTTCGGTGGATGTATCCTTTCGAGAGATACATGAAGGCATTTAAAGGATATGTACGGAACCCGACACATCCGGAAGGATGTATTGTCGAGGCATATGTTGCTGAAGAAGTGGTTGAGTGTTtggtgaattttgaagaagccACCGTGGGATTATCGGAAAATTCTAGGCAGCAGAATGAAATCTGCAGACCCTTATCTGGTGCTACAATGATAGAACCCAGCAGTGAGGACTTGCACTTGTCACATTTGTGTTTTCTGCAGAAGGCTAATGGCATGAGGCCATATTTCGA TGAACATATGGCATCTTTGATGACGAGGCACAAGCAGCatgaaaatgatggagtttggctaaaaaccaaacaaaatgaAAGTTTCCCCAAATGGTTCCGTAAAAAGGTATAA
- the LOC108203342 gene encoding AT-hook motif nuclear-localized protein 23-like, producing the protein MSNSKCLGGSSSPAPGSHGGAPHYSFNSDGSLTTNGVPMNAISNHSVMETIFLEIPNGFDVISCVVQFAQQFGLSVTVLTGHGLISDVDVACPPGAIRPPCVSTSFQIISLSGTYSCLNAASGDIISSFHVQFADAAGNVMGGRINSQMKAASTVKLVLAVSTEV; encoded by the coding sequence ATGAGTAATTCAAAATGCTTGGGTGGATCCTCATCTCCAGCTCCAGGGAGCCATGGAGGAGCTCCTCATTATTCGTTCAATTCTGATGGGTCTTTAACCACCAACGGTGTGCCAATGAATGCCATCAGCAATCATTCTGTAATGGAAACAATCTTTCTTGAAATCCCTAATGGATTTGATGTCATAAGTTGTGTGGTGCAATTTGCACAGCAATTCGGGCTTTCTGTAACTGTGCTTACTGGCCACGGTCTCATTTCTGATGTTGATGTTGCGTGTCCACCAGGTGCAATCCGTCCGCCATGTGTTTCTACAAGCTTCCAGATAATTTCGTTATCTGGGACTTATAGTTGTTtgaatgctgcttctggagacATTATTAGTTCTTTCCATGTGCAATTTGCAGATGCTGCAGGTAATGTTATGGGAGGACGGATTAACTCACAGATGAAAGCAGCAAGTACTGTTAAGCTTGTTCTTGCCGTTTCTACAGAAGTCTGA